One region of Wyeomyia smithii strain HCP4-BCI-WySm-NY-G18 chromosome 3, ASM2978416v1, whole genome shotgun sequence genomic DNA includes:
- the LOC129729496 gene encoding angiotensin-converting enzyme-like, translated as MVLKLIASCVLLEIIIVLAQISDLRYTENNNDNLGNAIQFLRDFDREAAEMCNRVANSEWKFATNATEFNRRRMREQQNLATKFECLSWRRAASFDSSTIVDSSIRRQLGRIVQPGRCGLGEDKFAEITHVISLMKENYNNAKLCPFPGSQPTFTGSNSYRSSNYVATYSSYCDLKLEPDLVRIMESSRIEPELRHYWLSWHEKTGPPVKNTFMRYIDLANQAAERHGFNDAGEQMRALYDDSEFFFSVNDLWAKIQPLYKQLVTFVRKGLVRHYGEHVVRRDGPLPAHILGNMWAQNWHSILDLILQGPSEMPDITGEMIRQGYTPLKMFQTAEEFFTSIGLPPMAPEFWRNSVLQKSNEMHGHCTASAWDFCNKIDFRIKQCTQVSLEDFVNSHHEMTHVQYYMQYSGQPFLYREGPNPAFHEALANAISLCVGGPVHLQKLGLLSSPVSVANGNTMINIEYLLSVALDKLPFMAYSLALEKWRWYVFEKGPVGMNARWWELRLRYQGIIPPAGRSSEHFDAGAKYHVISDQDYIKYFVATILQFQVHAELCLASQHVGPLHTCDFYRSREAGRVLSDVMQQGASLTSSQLIKLLTRGKTSRLSAEPLLDFFRPLEAWLELQNRDEPIIGWSSRMDDFALFQSLVDHTGRSLGIRVVYSLTVIIMLRCILYIFS; from the exons AACAACAATGACAACCTGGGCAATGCTATCCAATTTCTACGCGATTTTGATCGCGAAGCAGCTGAGATGTGTAACCG GGTGGCTAACAGCGAGTGGAAATTCGCTACGAATGCAACCGAGTTTAACCGGAGACGCATGCGAGAACAGCAAAATCTTGCCACTAAATTTGAGTGCCTCAGCTGGAGACGCGCCGCTTCATTCGACTCGTCAACCATTGTGGATTCCAGTATTCGTCGACAGCTGGGAAGAATCGTGCAACCGGGACGTTGCGGTCTCGGAGAGGATAAGTTTGCCGAA ATAACACACGTCATATCACTGATGAAGGAGAATTACAACAACGCGAAGCTTTGTCCGTTTCCTGGGTCACAACCAACGTTCACCGGATCGAATTCGTACAGGAGTTCCAATTATGTGGCAACATACAGCTCCTACTGTGATTTGAAACTTGAACCGGATTTGGTGCGTATAATGGAGTCTAGCAGGATAGAACCGGAACTAAGACATTACTGGCTTTCTTGGCACGAAAAAACTGGTCCTCCAGTAAAGAATACCTTCATGAGATACATTGATCTCGCCAATCAAGCGGCTGAACGACACGGTTTCAATGACGCAGGTGAACAAATGCGAGCACTGTATGATGACAGCGAGTTTTTCTTTTCGGTGAATGATCTTTGGGCCAAAATACAACCTCTCTACAAGCAGCTGGTAACTTTTGTTAGGAAAGGACTTGTCCGGCACTATGGCGAGCACGTTGTTCGGAGAGATGGTCCACTTCCAGCACACATACTAGGGAACATGTGGGCACAAAATTGGCATAGTATACTAGACTTAATTCTTCAAGGACCGTCAGAAATGCCAGACATCACAGGAGAAATGATACGTCAGGGATACACACCACTGAAAATGTTCCAGACAGCAGAGGAGTTTTTTACTTCGATTGGTCTTCCGCCAATGGCTCCCGAATTTTGGCGAAACTCGGTGTTACAAAAATCTAACGAGATGCATGGACACTGTACAGCATCTGCGTGGGACTTTTGTAATAAGATAGACTTTCGAATTAAACAGTGCACACAGGTCTCTTTGGAAGATTTCGTGAATTCACATCACGAAATGACTCATGTACAGTACTACATGCAGTATTCCGGACAGCCTTTTCTCTACCGTGAAGGACCGAACCCAGCCTTCCACGAGGCCCTAGCCAATGCAATTAGTCTTTGCGTTGGAGGtcctgttcatttgcaaaagttAGGACTACTAAGTAGTCCAGTTTCGGTAGCCAATGGAAACACGATGATAAATATTGAATATCTTCTAAGTGTTGCCCTGGATAAACTTCCTTTCATGGCTTACAGTTTGGCATTAGAAAAA TGGCGGTGGTACGTATTCGAGAAAGGTCCGGTTGGTATGAACGCTCGCTGGTGGGAGCTACGTCTCCGATACCAAGGCATTATTCCTCCTGCTGGAAGAAGTTCGGAACACTTTGACGCCGGTGCCAAGTATCATGTTATCTCTGACCAGGACTACATAAAGTACTTCGTAGCAACCATACTACAATTTCAAGTACATGCAGAACTTTGTCTAGCATCACAACACGTAGGCCCTTTACATACTTGCGATTTCTATCGTTCGCGAGAAGCTGGACGAGTTCTGAG TGACGTCATGCAACAAGGAGCATCTTTAACGTCCTCGCAGTTGATTAAACTACTCACGCGAGGAAAGACCTCACGACTCTCAGCCGAGCCTCTGCTGGATTTTTTCAGACCTTTGGAAGCTTGGTTGGAATTGCAAAATAGAGATGAGCCA ATTATTGGTTGGAGCTCTCGGATGGACGACTTTGCGTTATTTCAATCCTTAGTAGATCATACTGGACGCAGTTTGGGGATACGCGTTGTGTACAGCCTAACAGTTATCATCATGCTTCGGTGCATACTGTACATCTTTTCCTAA
- the LOC129729501 gene encoding serine/threonine-protein phosphatase 6 catalytic subunit, whose amino-acid sequence MTSELDHWIEITKQCKYLPENDLKKLCDLVCDLLIEESNIQPVSSPVTVCGDIHGQFYDLEELFRTGGHVPDTNYIFMGDFVDRGYYSLETFTRLLTLKARYPDKITLLRGNHESRQITKVYGFYDECYTKYGNVNPWKYCCRVFDLLTIAALINEEVLCVHGGLSPEIKTLDQIRSINRDQEIPHKGAFCDLVWSDPEDIDTWAESPRGAGWLFGAAVTRDFIHINKLDLICRAHQLVHEGINYLFDRKLVTVWSAPNYCYRCGNVAAILKFDANNDSLVEIFKAVPDNERVMPSQRVTPYFL is encoded by the coding sequence ATGACTTCAGAGCTTGACCACTGGATAGAAATCACCAAACAGTGTAAATATTTGCCTGAGAATGACTTGAAAAAACTGTGCGATTTGGTATGTGATTTGCTTATCGAGGAATCGAATATCCAACCAGTCAGTTCTCCGGTTACCGTCTGCGGAGATATTCATGGCCAGTTTTACGATTTAGAGGAGTTATTTCGCACCGGTGGACATGTTCCAGACACAAACTACATTTTCATGGGCGATTTCGTAGACAGAGGATATTACAGTCTGGAAACATTCACGAGACTGCTGACGTTGAAGGCCCGTTATCCAGATAAAATCACTCTGCTTAGAGGTAACCATGAGTCACGACAAATTACCAAAGTGTACGGATTTTATGACGAATGTTACACCAAGTACGGGAACGTGAACCCGTGGAAGTATTGTTGCCGGGTGTTCGACTTATTAACCATTGCTGCCTTGATTAACGAAGAAGTTTTATGCGTCCATGGTGGTCTTAGTCCGGAAATAAAAACTCTTGATCAGATTCGATCAATCAACCGTGACCAGGAGATTCCACATAAAGGCGCATTCTGTGATCTTGTCTGGTCGGACCCAGAAGATATCGACACATGGGCAGAAAGTCCTAGAGGAGCCGGATGGTTATTTGGTGCAGCAGTTACGCGTGATTTCATCCATATCAATAAACTAGATTTGATATGCCGTGCTCATCAGTTAGTACACGAAGGGATAAATTATTTGTTCGACCGAAAGTTAGTTACCGTATGGTCTGCTCCCAACTACTGCTATCGTTGTGGTAACGTAGCGGCGATACTCAAGTTCGATGCGAATAACGACTCTCTGGTGGAGATATTTAAAGCTGTCCCAGACAACGAGCGAGTTATGCCAAGTCAACGTGTTACGCCGTATTTTCTGTAA
- the LOC129729497 gene encoding endoplasmic reticulum junction formation protein lunapark-A: MGAIISRFRKEKTTYEVLENLEEKIKDIEAYTISTQARQKRFVGNFLVISIGLYVIAFIVFYFAFFPPTWKERIIHSLPLLICPMIITLIKKSLAWFFERKVIINTNELKELRAEKKKILEKVMDKETYKVAVDILNKFGDRSHKAQTQSLSALSPPKVIQQQPMTPKAPSTIARAPGLMPQSAPRPQMTPIGARQMPVTPIGFNIRPATPMSIPQQASFIQRPVAMGQQTMAYRRTPYPIINQNEKGMIEKMVDYLVGDGPNSRFAMICRECLMHNGMALQEEYEYAAFRCAFCGAFNAAKKQRPAAPRLPFEQAQIDKLAEQQRRSSESVSESEPSTAEDGNSVEAAATAPEPAEDETESPSSEEVFETENPPESQTLLASSQEPEQEATEVSSNAETLTSSEAPTPIAAETVVNAD, from the exons ATGGGCGCAATCATCTCCAGATTCCGG AAAGAGAAAACGACCTATGAGGTACTGGAAAACttggaggaaaaaataaaagacaTCGAAGCGTACACAATCAGTACCCAGGCTCGGCAGAAACGCTTTGTAGGGAATTTCCTAGTTATATCCATCGGGTTATACGTGATAGCCTTCATAGTGTTCTATTTCGCTTTTTTTCCTCCGACATGGAAAGAACGGATCATCCACTCACTTCCGCTATTGATCTGTCCCATGAT CATTACGCTGATCAAAAAAAGCTTAGCATGGTTTTTTGAACGGAAGGTTATAATAAACACGAACGAGTTAAAGGAACTTCGagcggaaaagaaaaaaattctggaaaaaGTTATGGATAAGGAAACGTATAAAGTGGCAGTGGATATTCTGAACAAGTTTGGTGATCGATCTCATAAAGCGCAGACGCAATCGCTGAGTG CCCTGTCACCCCCGAAAGTAATACAACAACAGCCAATGACTCCCAAAGCTCCATCTACTATAGCAAGAGCCCCAGGGTTAATGCCTCAGTCAGCACCAAGACCACAAATGACCCCGATTGGAGCACGCCAAATGCCGGTAACGCCAATCGGATTCAACATTAGGCCGGCCACTCCGATGTCAATACCACAGCAAGCTAGTTTCATTCAGAGACCCGTCGCAATGGGTCAACAAACGATGGCGTATCGGCGAACGCCATATCCCATCATCAACCAAAACGAAAAGGGAATGATAGAAAAGATGGTCGATTATTTAGTAGGTGATGGTCCTAACAGTCGATTTGCGATGATCTGCAGAGAGTGTCTAATGCATAATG GAATGGCCCTCCAGGAGGAATATGAGTATGCTGCTTTCCGGTGTGCCTTCTGCGGTGCATTCAACGCTGCCAAAAAACAACGACCCGCGGCTCCGCGACTTCCGTTTGAGCAGGCTCAAATTGATAAGTTGGCAGAGCAACAGCGTAGGTCTAGTGAATCCGTGTCCGAATCGGAACCATCTACTGCCGAAGACGGTAACTCGGTAGAGGCGGCAGCAACTG CTCCTGAACCGGCTGAGGATGAGACTGAATCACCGTCGTCAGAGGAAGTTTTTGAAACAGAAAATCCGCCAGAATCACAAACTTTATTAGCATCGTCACAAGAACCAGAACAAGAAGCTACGGAAGTCAGCAGCAATGCTGAAACTTTGACTAGCAGTGAAGCTCCCACGCCAATAGCAGCGGAAACAGTTGTGAATGCGGATTGA